One Endozoicomonas gorgoniicola DNA window includes the following coding sequences:
- a CDS encoding HlyD family secretion protein, which produces MITSRLHAFLSRLPFLFAFSLILSGCTNDSSRRILGTLERDRIVLSATSSEIIVEVLIPEGSRVTEGDLILRLDDQKQQSVVASAQAEVERAEAYLAELNSGARPEEIAAARAQVASQKALSTEARKNYERISVLVGKNMLAQSDLDAALARQNSLSANLQNVKDKLQLLLKGTRVETLEQAEASLARARAALKLEQQKLDELFLYATRDSWLDSLPRHKGEKVAAGTPLAILLADNVPYARIYIPEPFRTRVSVGDKLAIHIDGVDRIYAGTLRKVALDPAFTPHYALNEKERSQLVYLAEVQLPPSAAELPTGIPVQVELP; this is translated from the coding sequence ATGATCACTTCCAGACTTCACGCTTTTTTATCGCGCCTGCCTTTTCTCTTTGCTTTCAGCTTGATTCTCTCAGGCTGCACCAACGACTCCTCCAGGCGGATTCTGGGTACGCTTGAGCGCGACCGTATTGTTCTGTCTGCCACTTCGTCTGAAATTATCGTAGAGGTTCTCATACCGGAAGGTTCCAGGGTGACAGAGGGTGACCTGATTTTGAGGCTGGATGACCAGAAGCAACAGTCTGTGGTGGCTTCGGCACAGGCTGAAGTGGAGAGAGCTGAAGCTTACCTCGCCGAACTGAACAGCGGCGCACGACCGGAAGAAATAGCGGCAGCCCGCGCACAGGTCGCCAGCCAGAAAGCACTGTCTACTGAAGCCAGGAAAAACTACGAGCGCATCTCGGTACTGGTCGGAAAAAACATGTTAGCGCAGTCTGACCTTGATGCTGCGCTCGCCAGACAAAACTCTCTGTCTGCCAACCTGCAGAATGTAAAAGACAAGTTGCAACTGTTGTTGAAGGGGACACGGGTTGAGACCCTTGAGCAGGCTGAAGCCTCGCTGGCCAGAGCCAGGGCGGCTTTAAAGCTGGAACAGCAAAAGCTGGATGAACTCTTCCTTTATGCCACCAGGGACAGCTGGCTCGACAGCCTGCCCAGACACAAAGGCGAAAAGGTTGCAGCAGGAACACCGCTGGCGATTCTGCTGGCAGACAACGTCCCCTACGCCCGTATTTATATTCCTGAACCGTTTCGCACCCGGGTCAGTGTCGGCGACAAACTGGCTATTCATATAGACGGCGTAGATCGTATTTATGCTGGCACTCTGCGCAAGGTTGCCCTCGATCCGGCGTTTACCCCCCATTACGCCCTGAATGAAAAGGAGCGATCCCAGCTGGTGTATCTGGCAGAGGTTCAGCTGCCGCCCTCAGCTGCAGAACTGCCAACAGGCATTCCAGTTCAGGTGGAGTTGCCCTGA
- a CDS encoding ABC transporter ATP-binding protein, translated as MPGLAIRAEGLTRNFGDFVAVNNLDLMIPKKTIYGFLGPNGCGKSTTMRLLTGLLTPSAGQVKVLDMDIPKDSEALRRRLGYMTQKFSLYDDLSVEENLKFIAQIYNLPAKACKSRIEQQLSEFGLNQRRKRLAGSLSGGQRQRLALSAATLHQPELLLLDEPTSAVDPENRRDFWENLFDLCEQDTTILVSTHYMDEAERCHGLAILESGCKRADDSPKALLENLGAHVLEVDGDNLRQVKSTLELLTGVLSTAQQGTHLRVLVNEHISTPEQWLRQQSPELMADRTIRQVRPSLEDVFVQCTRQEASTGQDKRQ; from the coding sequence ATGCCCGGGCTGGCCATCAGGGCAGAAGGGCTGACCCGAAACTTCGGGGACTTTGTTGCCGTCAATAATCTTGACCTGATGATTCCGAAAAAAACCATTTATGGCTTTCTGGGACCCAATGGCTGCGGCAAATCCACCACTATGCGCCTGCTGACCGGACTGCTGACACCCAGCGCCGGACAGGTAAAAGTGCTGGATATGGACATTCCAAAAGACTCGGAAGCCCTGCGACGACGGTTGGGCTATATGACCCAGAAATTTTCCCTGTACGATGACCTGTCTGTAGAAGAAAACCTGAAGTTTATTGCACAGATTTACAACCTGCCCGCCAAAGCCTGCAAGTCCCGCATTGAGCAGCAGCTGTCAGAGTTTGGTTTGAACCAGCGTCGTAAACGGCTGGCTGGCAGCCTGAGTGGCGGCCAGCGGCAACGCCTGGCCCTGTCCGCTGCCACCCTGCATCAACCGGAGTTGTTACTGCTGGATGAACCCACATCTGCCGTTGATCCGGAAAACCGCCGGGACTTCTGGGAAAACCTGTTCGACCTCTGCGAACAGGACACCACCATTCTTGTTTCAACCCACTACATGGATGAAGCGGAGCGTTGTCATGGGCTGGCTATCCTGGAATCCGGCTGCAAACGGGCAGATGACTCCCCCAAAGCACTGCTGGAAAACCTGGGCGCCCATGTGCTGGAAGTCGATGGTGATAACCTGCGACAGGTGAAAAGCACCCTGGAACTTCTGACCGGGGTTTTATCCACAGCCCAGCAGGGTACTCATTTGAGAGTTCTGGTTAACGAACATATTTCAACACCCGAGCAATGGTTGCGTCAGCAGTCCCCTGAACTGATGGCTGACCGCACTATTCGACAGGTAAGACCCAGCCTGGAAGATGTCTTTGTGCAATGCACGAGGCAGGAAGCAAGTACCGGACAAGACAAACGGCAGTAG
- a CDS encoding ABC transporter permease, protein MNSLQRILAIFLKELRQLARDKPTFGMVVMIPLIQLLLFGYAINTDVRHLPVAVVDFADNSGSRAIIAAVQASQAVNAIRYEHSVLQAEEVMRQGDVRAILIIPKDFEHRMALRETAAQWLVDGSDPMISSAIKQLRDMSAGEVPGFYSEPINPLFEITLYYNPEQRAVVNIVPGLVGVILTMTMIMFTSAALVRERERGNLELLITTPVKPMELMIGKIVPYVFIGLLQVWIILALGFLIFSVPVDGSVAQMLWATLLFIAASLTMGLILSTLATTQLQASQMTVFILLPSILLSGFMFPFEGMPKAAQWLAELLPATHYMRLMRGIILRGASISHMWMDVIALVVFTLSGIVIAAMRFKKTLD, encoded by the coding sequence ATGAACAGCCTGCAGCGCATTCTTGCTATTTTCCTGAAAGAACTTCGGCAGCTGGCAAGAGATAAGCCCACGTTTGGCATGGTGGTCATGATTCCCCTGATTCAGTTACTGCTGTTTGGCTATGCCATTAATACCGATGTGCGCCATTTGCCCGTGGCCGTTGTCGATTTTGCCGATAACAGCGGCAGCCGCGCAATAATCGCTGCCGTTCAGGCATCACAGGCAGTCAATGCCATTCGTTATGAACACAGCGTCTTACAGGCTGAAGAAGTCATGCGACAGGGGGATGTGCGCGCTATCCTGATTATTCCAAAAGATTTTGAACATCGTATGGCTCTCAGGGAAACCGCAGCCCAATGGCTGGTTGATGGTTCCGACCCGATGATCAGCAGTGCCATAAAACAGCTGAGAGATATGTCAGCAGGCGAAGTACCCGGTTTTTATTCCGAACCTATAAACCCTCTCTTTGAAATTACCCTTTACTACAACCCTGAGCAGCGGGCTGTGGTGAACATTGTTCCCGGTCTGGTTGGCGTTATTCTGACCATGACAATGATCATGTTCACCTCAGCGGCTCTGGTTCGGGAACGAGAGCGTGGTAATCTTGAACTGCTGATCACAACACCGGTAAAACCTATGGAACTGATGATAGGTAAAATAGTGCCGTATGTTTTTATCGGATTGCTGCAGGTATGGATTATTCTGGCGCTCGGATTCCTTATCTTTTCAGTACCGGTTGATGGCAGCGTGGCTCAGATGCTCTGGGCAACTCTGTTGTTTATCGCAGCCAGCCTGACCATGGGATTAATTCTCTCGACTCTGGCAACCACGCAGTTGCAGGCCTCGCAGATGACCGTGTTTATCTTGCTGCCTTCGATACTGCTCTCAGGCTTTATGTTTCCTTTTGAGGGTATGCCCAAAGCAGCTCAGTGGCTGGCTGAACTATTGCCAGCCACTCATTATATGCGACTGATGCGGGGCATTATTCTGCGCGGTGCCAGCATCAGCCACATGTGGATGGATGTGATAGCACTCGTCGTCTTTACCCTGTCGGGTATTGTGATTGCCGCCATGCGGTTCAAGAAAACTCTGGACTGA
- a CDS encoding DUF4198 domain-containing protein has product MKKIAFAASVAALAFSAASQAHFQLMYTPDSQHDKPATLDTKLVFGHPMENGHVMDMGQPEEFFVKFKGEKTDLRDNLEKVTWKGPDNSADAYQVKHKIRRNGDYIFGLVPAPYFEASEDTYIQQFTKRIVNKGGVPNGWDEPAGLLTEIVPKNKPYQIFAGSTFTGQVLSDGKPAAGIECEIEFINTDIDSEANAFGKTVHRQPPASAIVAYTDENGMFTFGIPKAGHWGFACMGAGPETEYKGKELSQDAVLWIEAKEL; this is encoded by the coding sequence ATGAAAAAAATTGCATTCGCAGCAAGTGTTGCAGCCCTTGCTTTTTCTGCGGCTTCTCAGGCCCACTTTCAGTTGATGTACACACCCGATTCTCAGCATGACAAGCCTGCTACTCTTGATACGAAGCTGGTTTTCGGACATCCCATGGAAAACGGCCATGTGATGGACATGGGGCAACCTGAAGAATTTTTTGTTAAGTTCAAGGGTGAAAAAACCGACCTTCGGGATAATCTGGAAAAAGTGACATGGAAAGGTCCTGACAACTCTGCAGATGCCTATCAGGTGAAGCACAAAATCCGTCGTAATGGCGATTATATTTTTGGACTGGTTCCGGCTCCTTACTTTGAAGCTTCTGAAGATACCTATATTCAGCAGTTCACCAAGCGCATTGTTAACAAGGGTGGTGTGCCAAATGGTTGGGACGAGCCAGCAGGACTGCTGACAGAAATCGTACCCAAAAACAAGCCTTACCAGATTTTTGCGGGCAGTACTTTTACCGGCCAGGTGCTTTCCGACGGCAAGCCAGCGGCAGGCATTGAGTGTGAAATCGAATTTATCAACACCGACATTGACAGTGAAGCCAATGCCTTTGGTAAAACGGTTCATCGTCAGCCGCCAGCGTCAGCCATTGTCGCTTATACCGATGAGAACGGCATGTTTACTTTTGGTATCCCCAAAGCCGGTCATTGGGGATTTGCCTGCATGGGTGCTGGTCCTGAAACCGAGTACAAAGGTAAAGAGCTGTCTCAGGACGCCGTGCTCTGGATTGAAGCCAAAGAGTTATAA
- a CDS encoding FeoA family protein — protein MKRPVTELNVGKNAVIYGHNSEGAIRQRLLDLGLMPGVEIKLVRHAPMGDPVEIKVGMTSIVIRIAEAETVIVDASA, from the coding sequence ATGAAGAGACCCGTTACTGAACTAAATGTTGGAAAGAATGCCGTTATATATGGTCACAACTCAGAGGGCGCTATTCGTCAGCGTCTTCTGGATTTAGGCCTTATGCCGGGTGTTGAAATTAAACTCGTCAGGCACGCACCTATGGGAGACCCCGTAGAAATTAAAGTAGGCATGACAAGTATTGTCATACGAATAGCGGAAGCTGAAACAGTCATAGTGGATGCCAGCGCCTGA
- the feoB gene encoding ferrous iron transport protein B — translation MQRKKILLAGQQNAGKSTLFNQLTGARQFVANYPGVTVDKKTGYFSDQNGDWQLIDLPGTYSLTSFSLEERVARKALREEQADVILNVMDAANINRSLHLTLQLLELELPVALALNMMDVARSEGIEIQTGKLAEKLAIPVAECIGRTGQGIERLSDTLTQAQPGAFRTSYPELEQSISDISGSLNELDITDMPAIRWLALRLLEEDQEASNWLASQIEPDQWEKLKQKVATHQAAIKTRLDSGINDYIVAQRQKTVADILSHCVEVKREDLNKKNVTERVDRVVLNRFGAPLFLIATVFVIYQCAIVYGYELTNYWWPYLASFRELVAGVLPEAGFLHDPYVRSLGLWIIDSANTLLNYIPIFLILFALIAILEDSGYMARIAFISDRLLNKFGLHGQSTLPLILGGVFAGGCAVPGIMATKGIPDNRARLATILTVPYMNCLAKIPLYTLLLGIFFVDSMSLMTFYISTFSVIAALLVAKLLTRTVLQKTETAPFVMELPRYNLPTLRSVITRSLERTWMYVRKVGTIVLAVSTVIFVLLQFPGISEDKEHIAQQRAEQAVATFDKAIRGTHYAEKFDHTNLPALVNFYTDFKRAKLNARGAEASATINSQFKARNETFMAVVAPAKGDRDARKANRALRKLSSARNAIRRDINEQRLEASLLGSLGRALEPVSQYAGFDWKINVALFSSFAARESSVATLGVLFQQDEESNQKLEQRMGESNEFAGKGAVAAVALILFFILYPPCLASVMMIKVQTGQYRWMLLSILLPTLIGFTVASIAYSTGNRLNLTGTELMSLAWFSGLALLLLIGLKDWVRKKIQPSQNIPVTNL, via the coding sequence ATGCAAAGAAAAAAAATCTTACTGGCAGGGCAACAAAATGCCGGTAAGTCCACACTATTCAACCAGCTGACCGGAGCCCGGCAATTTGTTGCTAATTATCCGGGGGTGACTGTTGATAAAAAAACAGGTTATTTCTCTGACCAGAATGGTGACTGGCAGTTAATCGATTTACCCGGCACTTACAGCCTGACCAGTTTCTCCCTGGAAGAGCGTGTTGCCCGCAAAGCCCTCAGAGAAGAACAGGCTGACGTTATCCTTAATGTCATGGACGCAGCGAATATCAATCGTTCCCTGCACCTGACTCTGCAACTGCTTGAACTTGAATTACCCGTCGCTCTTGCCCTGAACATGATGGACGTGGCTCGTTCCGAGGGGATTGAGATACAAACCGGGAAGCTTGCAGAAAAACTGGCCATACCTGTTGCTGAATGTATTGGTCGTACCGGCCAGGGAATAGAACGGCTTTCAGACACCCTCACTCAGGCACAACCAGGTGCTTTCAGAACCTCTTACCCCGAGCTTGAACAGAGCATTTCTGATATTTCCGGGTCATTAAATGAACTGGATATCACCGATATGCCAGCCATTCGCTGGCTTGCATTGCGACTACTCGAAGAGGATCAGGAGGCCAGCAACTGGCTTGCCAGCCAGATCGAACCAGACCAGTGGGAAAAGCTGAAACAAAAGGTCGCCACTCATCAGGCTGCTATTAAAACCAGACTGGACTCGGGCATAAATGACTACATTGTCGCCCAACGACAGAAAACCGTTGCAGACATTCTCTCACATTGTGTTGAGGTCAAACGTGAAGACCTGAACAAGAAAAACGTCACTGAACGTGTAGATCGTGTTGTACTGAACCGTTTTGGCGCTCCCCTGTTTCTTATCGCCACCGTATTTGTTATTTATCAGTGTGCCATTGTTTACGGTTATGAACTCACCAATTACTGGTGGCCTTATCTGGCTTCCTTCAGGGAACTGGTGGCCGGGGTACTGCCAGAAGCCGGGTTCCTGCACGACCCTTATGTGCGCTCGTTAGGCTTATGGATCATTGATTCTGCCAATACACTTCTTAACTACATCCCTATCTTTTTAATCCTGTTTGCCCTGATCGCCATTCTGGAAGACTCAGGTTATATGGCGCGCATTGCGTTTATATCGGACCGGCTACTGAACAAATTTGGTCTTCACGGTCAGAGTACGCTGCCCCTGATACTGGGTGGTGTATTTGCCGGAGGGTGTGCAGTACCCGGTATCATGGCAACCAAAGGAATTCCGGACAACCGGGCGCGACTGGCGACCATCCTGACGGTTCCCTATATGAACTGTCTGGCAAAAATACCGCTTTATACGCTGCTGCTGGGCATATTCTTTGTCGATAGCATGTCCCTGATGACCTTCTACATATCCACCTTTAGCGTTATTGCCGCACTTCTGGTTGCCAAGCTGCTAACCCGGACCGTCTTGCAAAAAACAGAAACTGCTCCCTTTGTGATGGAGCTGCCAAGGTATAACCTGCCGACCCTGCGAAGTGTTATTACCCGCTCGCTGGAGCGAACCTGGATGTATGTTCGTAAAGTAGGAACCATTGTCCTGGCAGTTTCTACGGTTATCTTTGTTTTGTTGCAGTTCCCCGGTATTTCCGAGGATAAAGAGCACATCGCACAGCAGCGTGCCGAACAGGCCGTGGCGACCTTCGACAAAGCCATTCGGGGTACACACTATGCCGAAAAATTTGACCACACAAATCTTCCGGCACTGGTGAACTTCTACACCGATTTCAAGCGCGCCAAACTCAATGCCCGTGGGGCTGAGGCTTCAGCCACGATCAATAGCCAGTTCAAGGCCCGTAACGAAACCTTCATGGCTGTGGTCGCACCTGCAAAAGGGGACAGGGATGCAAGAAAGGCTAATCGTGCCCTGAGAAAGCTATCTTCCGCACGCAACGCTATTCGTCGTGACATCAATGAACAGCGTCTGGAGGCCTCACTGTTAGGCAGCCTTGGTCGTGCATTGGAGCCAGTCAGCCAATATGCCGGTTTTGACTGGAAAATCAATGTTGCGCTGTTTTCTTCTTTTGCAGCCCGTGAAAGCAGTGTCGCCACCCTGGGCGTACTGTTTCAGCAGGACGAAGAGAGTAACCAGAAACTGGAACAGCGCATGGGCGAGTCCAATGAGTTTGCCGGCAAGGGGGCAGTAGCTGCCGTGGCACTGATTCTGTTCTTCATTCTTTATCCTCCCTGCCTGGCGTCTGTCATGATGATCAAGGTGCAAACGGGTCAGTATAGATGGATGCTGTTGTCTATTCTGCTGCCCACCCTGATCGGATTCACGGTTGCCTCCATCGCTTACTCCACCGGCAACCGTTTGAATCTTACCGGAACAGAACTGATGTCACTGGCCTGGTTTTCAGGATTGGCACTACTGCTGCTGATCGGTTTAAAAGACTGGGTCAGGAAGAAAATACAGCCATCACAAAATATCCCGGTCACGAATCTATAG
- a CDS encoding FeoB-associated Cys-rich membrane protein — protein MYEQANSFLDILITAVVISSAAYYLYRKLWRKKNVCGSGCDSCPSATSKKHKTQGSCK, from the coding sequence ATGTATGAGCAGGCTAACAGTTTTCTGGATATTCTGATCACCGCCGTGGTGATCAGCAGTGCAGCTTATTATCTTTATCGCAAACTGTGGAGGAAAAAGAACGTCTGTGGAAGTGGCTGCGACTCCTGCCCGAGTGCAACCAGCAAGAAACATAAGACACAGGGAAGCTGTAAATAA
- a CDS encoding flavin reductase family protein → MHIDPTATPVKDVYKLLISTVTPRPIAWVSSIDDQGIVNLAPFSFFNVVSVNPPVLGFSPLLDGTGKSKDTLNNIRNTGEFVVNVVSHHIADAMNQTSAPYEHHIDELQQAGLTAMPSSLVKPPSVKEAMVHYECRLHDLISFGNDPLAGNLILGQICHIHVNDELKDGDRINVSKLDTVGRMEGSYYSTTRDRFAIDRPILD, encoded by the coding sequence ATGCATATTGATCCAACTGCGACCCCTGTAAAGGATGTCTACAAATTACTGATCAGTACCGTGACACCAAGACCGATTGCCTGGGTGTCCAGTATTGACGATCAGGGTATTGTCAACCTGGCACCTTTCTCTTTCTTTAATGTGGTGAGTGTTAACCCTCCTGTGCTGGGTTTTTCGCCTTTGCTGGACGGTACTGGCAAAAGCAAAGACACCCTGAACAATATCCGCAATACCGGGGAGTTTGTGGTGAATGTTGTCAGTCATCACATTGCCGATGCCATGAACCAGACTTCCGCTCCTTACGAGCATCATATTGACGAGCTGCAACAGGCAGGGCTGACTGCCATGCCGTCATCCCTGGTTAAGCCGCCTTCTGTTAAGGAAGCGATGGTTCATTATGAGTGTCGTTTGCACGATCTGATTTCATTTGGCAACGACCCTCTGGCGGGCAATCTGATATTGGGGCAGATCTGTCATATTCATGTAAATGATGAACTGAAAGACGGTGATCGTATTAACGTCAGTAAGCTCGATACGGTAGGGCGTATGGAGGGCAGTTACTATTCCACCACCAGGGATCGGTTTGCCATCGACCGACCGATACTGGATTAG
- the ggt gene encoding gamma-glutamyltransferase: MRIYKNKVFTTFRQLVLCALVAWLPVCLKASSIDNEDIASEAASGLSTKAEVIADHFMVSAANPLAVKAGYDVLKAGGSAIDAMITVQTVLGLVEPQSSGLGGGSFVVYYDAEKNELTTFDGRETAPAAVTPELFQDKDGKPLAFFDAVVGGRSVGTPGTVKLMSDLHARYGRQSWEYLLKPAQEMAETGFKVSHRLASAIEQDKERLKHYPDTRQYFFKKNGQPLAEGDVLKNPEYARTLSILAKQGAGAFYHGKIGTQIVKKVQGIEDNPGLLTRSDLSSYQIKERSAVCAPYRQYNVCGMGPPSSGTLTVGQVLGISAHANLASLPRNSAEAWQVIGDATRLAFADRNRYMADTDFVPMPQGLLDQQYLAERAKLITKGTALTQVAPGTPDWDKPVARADDQSLELPSTSHISIVDKGGNIVSMTSSIENGFGSRVMSSGFLLNNELTDFSFRSYKQGYPIANRVEPGKRPRSSMTPVIVMKDERPYLVLGSPGGARIIGYVANTLIRHLEWGIPIQAAIDLPNLQNRSGVYELEAGTDAEALKKLLEDMGYQVKVTDLNSGLQAIQFDNGRLIGASDPRREGIAMGD, from the coding sequence ATGCGTATATATAAAAACAAAGTATTCACTACCTTCAGACAGCTGGTGTTGTGTGCATTGGTGGCATGGCTGCCAGTGTGTCTGAAAGCCTCTTCTATTGATAACGAAGACATTGCGTCGGAGGCTGCCAGCGGGTTATCAACCAAGGCTGAAGTCATTGCGGATCACTTTATGGTGTCCGCAGCCAATCCTCTGGCAGTCAAGGCCGGTTACGATGTATTGAAAGCCGGTGGCAGTGCCATTGATGCCATGATTACAGTGCAGACGGTGTTGGGGCTGGTTGAACCCCAGTCATCGGGTCTGGGTGGCGGTTCCTTTGTCGTATATTACGACGCTGAAAAAAATGAGCTGACCACATTTGATGGCCGTGAGACGGCACCTGCTGCGGTAACACCCGAATTGTTTCAGGATAAAGACGGCAAACCATTAGCATTTTTTGATGCCGTCGTGGGTGGCCGGTCTGTAGGCACCCCGGGTACGGTCAAATTGATGTCGGATCTTCATGCCCGGTATGGCAGGCAGTCCTGGGAATATTTGCTTAAGCCGGCGCAGGAAATGGCTGAAACCGGTTTTAAAGTGTCTCACCGCCTTGCCAGTGCCATTGAGCAGGATAAAGAGCGATTAAAGCATTACCCGGATACACGTCAGTATTTCTTCAAAAAAAATGGTCAGCCCCTGGCAGAAGGTGACGTACTGAAGAATCCGGAATACGCCAGAACACTGAGTATTCTGGCCAAGCAGGGAGCCGGTGCGTTTTATCACGGAAAGATCGGTACACAGATTGTTAAAAAGGTTCAGGGGATAGAAGACAATCCCGGACTACTGACACGCAGTGATTTATCCAGTTACCAGATAAAGGAACGCTCTGCCGTTTGTGCGCCTTACCGGCAATACAACGTTTGTGGTATGGGGCCTCCCAGTTCTGGCACGCTAACTGTTGGTCAGGTTCTGGGCATTTCGGCTCATGCGAACCTGGCGTCTTTACCACGCAACAGCGCTGAAGCCTGGCAGGTAATAGGCGACGCAACCCGGCTGGCTTTTGCAGATCGTAATCGTTATATGGCAGACACAGACTTTGTGCCTATGCCGCAAGGATTGCTGGATCAGCAGTACCTGGCTGAACGAGCCAAACTTATTACCAAAGGCACTGCCCTGACTCAGGTTGCCCCCGGGACACCTGACTGGGATAAGCCAGTTGCCCGGGCTGATGATCAATCTTTGGAGCTGCCCTCCACGAGCCATATCTCCATTGTGGATAAGGGCGGAAACATTGTCTCCATGACCAGTTCCATTGAAAATGGTTTTGGCTCCCGGGTGATGAGTAGTGGTTTTCTGTTAAACAATGAGCTGACGGACTTTTCTTTTCGCAGTTACAAACAAGGCTACCCGATTGCTAACCGTGTTGAGCCGGGTAAACGTCCACGGTCTTCCATGACACCTGTGATTGTAATGAAAGATGAACGACCCTATCTGGTTCTTGGCTCTCCGGGGGGAGCCCGTATCATCGGCTATGTCGCCAATACCCTGATTCGGCATCTTGAATGGGGCATACCGATACAGGCAGCCATTGACTTACCGAATCTGCAAAACCGCTCTGGAGTGTATGAGCTGGAAGCGGGTACTGACGCAGAAGCTTTGAAAAAGCTTCTGGAAGACATGGGGTATCAGGTTAAGGTCACGGATCTGAACTCGGGTCTTCAGGCAATACAGTTTGATAATGGACGTCTGATAGGAGCGTCCGACCCTCGTCGTGAAGGCATTGCGATGGGTGACTGA
- a CDS encoding LOG family protein, with protein sequence MTSISIFCGANTGHRPEYKAAALDLAEAMVRRDMTLVYGGGNVGLMGCIANHALSLGGRVIGVIPKLMVDLEKAHDSLTEMHIVDTMSERKQALCDISDGCIALPGGTGTLDELFEYIVLLQTGFHHKPSGLLNVCGYYDHLLSFMDHAISEGYVTQPLPDILSVADKPESLLDTLITRME encoded by the coding sequence ATGACCAGCATCAGTATTTTCTGCGGAGCCAATACCGGCCACCGACCGGAATATAAAGCCGCCGCACTCGACCTGGCTGAAGCCATGGTCAGGCGTGATATGACTCTGGTTTATGGGGGAGGAAACGTTGGTTTAATGGGATGTATTGCCAACCATGCCTTATCACTGGGTGGCCGGGTTATTGGTGTCATTCCAAAGCTGATGGTTGATCTGGAAAAAGCCCACGACTCGCTAACAGAAATGCACATTGTTGACACGATGAGTGAGCGAAAACAGGCATTGTGTGATATTTCAGATGGCTGCATTGCACTGCCTGGCGGAACCGGCACCCTGGACGAACTGTTTGAGTACATAGTGCTTCTACAAACCGGTTTTCACCACAAACCTTCCGGCCTGCTGAACGTCTGTGGTTATTATGATCACCTGCTTAGCTTTATGGATCATGCCATTTCTGAAGGCTATGTCACACAGCCTCTGCCCGATATTCTATCGGTGGCTGATAAACCAGAGTCACTGCTGGACACCTTGATAACTCGCATGGAATAG
- a CDS encoding YqiA/YcfP family alpha/beta fold hydrolase, whose translation MTKTPLLIYLHGLNSSSQSTKAQQTIHHVHQNKLDMDLWVPDLPSHPEQARRLMSDRINREYGIRPVYIIGSSLGGYYGTWLMQRLIYLHPEIVTRLVLINPAVRPYELFRDYLGRQTNFHTGDKWELTMDHVDTLQSLETLWLDNARDILLMVQEGDETLDYRKAVEKYANAQMIIQKGGNHSFEHYDNMLPTVFDFLSGKPVL comes from the coding sequence ATGACAAAAACGCCTCTGCTGATTTACTTACACGGATTAAACAGTTCATCCCAGTCCACCAAGGCGCAACAGACCATTCATCATGTCCATCAAAACAAGCTGGATATGGATTTGTGGGTACCCGATTTACCCAGCCACCCTGAGCAGGCAAGACGCCTGATGTCTGACCGCATCAATCGCGAATATGGCATACGACCCGTTTATATTATTGGCAGCTCTCTGGGTGGCTATTATGGTACCTGGCTGATGCAGCGCCTGATCTATCTCCACCCGGAGATTGTCACCCGCCTGGTTCTGATCAACCCTGCTGTTCGTCCCTACGAGTTGTTCCGTGATTATCTGGGCAGGCAAACCAATTTTCACACCGGCGACAAATGGGAGTTAACCATGGATCACGTTGACACCCTGCAATCCCTTGAGACCTTATGGCTCGATAACGCAAGAGACATTCTGCTGATGGTGCAGGAAGGTGACGAAACCCTTGATTACCGGAAAGCCGTAGAAAAGTACGCCAATGCCCAGATGATTATTCAGAAAGGCGGCAATCACTCCTTTGAACATTACGACAATATGCTGCCAACCGTCTTCGACTTTCTTTCAGGAAAACCAGTGCTTTAG